From Salvelinus sp. IW2-2015 linkage group LG18, ASM291031v2, whole genome shotgun sequence, a single genomic window includes:
- the LOC111977856 gene encoding protein kinase C and casein kinase substrate in neurons protein 1 isoform X1: MSTLPREPHEDSGMQSFWMPGNYERTVRRTDQSFHACKDIMACFNERAKVEKQYAQQLSEWGSKWKAIVDARPLYGSLMRAWQCFFSSAERLSILHSSISQSLVTEEGDRVKSWQKDTFPKKIFCGFRETHENETGFARAQKPWAKRLGKLEKARGAYHKACHKEQIAIDRETQAXENTELSPEKLKKIQDAREKASEEKDKVREKYEKVLEDVTSYAPRYMEEMEAIFDQSQEEERKRISFLKQAFLSIHRHLDITNNESVKTVYSELHHTLTSISEADDLKWWKNNHGPGMPTDWPTIEEWIAPVKKPKNKKRDKKGHKDKPVMIGGVKVRALYNYVGEESDELSFKAGEVFLKVEEEDDQGWCRGMLDGGKDGFYPANYVEVVVQ; encoded by the exons ATGTCGACGCTCCCTAGAGAACCCCATGAGGACTCCGGGATGCAGAGCTTCTGGATG cCAGGGAACTATGAGCGAACCGTCCGACGCACTGACCAGTCCTTCCATGCATGTAAAGATATCATGGCCTGTTTCAATGAGAGGGCCAAAGTAGAAAAGCAGTATGCCCAGCAGCTCAGTGAGTGGGGCAGCAAGTGGAAGGCCATAGTAGACGCCC GGCCGCTCTATGGCTCCCTCATGAGAGCGTGGCAGTGTTTCTTCTCCTCCGCTGAGCGTCTATCCATTCTCCATTCCTCTATCTCCCAGTCCCTCGTTACAGAGGAGGGGGACAGAGTAAAGAGCTGGCAGAAGGATACCTTCCCTAAGAAGATATTCTGTGGATTCCGTGAGACCCACGAAAACGAGACAGGGTTTGCACGCGCTCAGAAACCCTGGGCCAAGAGGCTGGGAAAG CTGGAGAAAGCCCGTGGTGCATACCATAAGGCTTGCCATAAGGAACAGATAGCCATAGACAGAGAGACGCAGGCCAMGGAGAACACAGAGCTGAGTCCGGAGAAACTGAAAAAGATTCAAGACGCTCGAGAGAAGGCCAGTGAGGAGAAAGACAAA GTCCGCGAGAAATATGAGAAGGTGTTGGAGGATGTAACGTCCTACGCGCCTCGCTACATGGAGGAAATGGAGGCCATTTTTGACCAAtcgcaggaggaggagaggaagaggatcagCTTCCTCAAACAGGCCTTCCTGTCCATCCACAGACACCTGGACATCACCAACAATGAAAG tgtgaaGACCGTGTACAGTGAGCTCCACCACACTCTCACGTCCATCAGTGAGGCGGACGATCTAAAGTGGTGGAAGAACAACCACGGCCCAGGCATGCCCACTGACTGGCCAACGATTGAG GAATGGATCGCACCTGTAAAGAAGccgaaaaataaaaaaagagacaagAAAGGCCATAAGGATAAAcc TGTGATGATTGGAGGAGTGAAGGTGCGAGCTCTGTATAATTATGTGGGAGAGGAAAGTGATGAGCTGTCCTTTAAAGCAG GTGAGGTGTTCCTGAaggttgaggaggaggacgacCAGGGGTGGTGCAGGGGGATGCTGGACGGAGGGAAGGACGGCTTCTACCCTGCCAATTATGTGGAAGTTGTTGTGCAGTGA
- the LOC111977856 gene encoding protein kinase C and casein kinase substrate in neurons protein 2 isoform X2, translating to MSTLPREPHEDSGMQSFWMPGNYERTVRRTDQSFHACKDIMACFNERAKVEKQYAQQLSEWGSKWKAIVDARPLYGSLMRAWQCFFSSAERLSILHSSISQSLVTEEGDRVKSWQKDTFPKKIFCGFRETHENETGFARAQKPWAKRLGKLEKARGAYHKACHKEQIAIDRETQAXENTELSPEKLKKIQDAREKASEEKDKVREKYEKVLEDVTSYAPRYMEEMEAIFDQSQEEERKRISFLKQAFLSIHRHLDITNNESVKTVYSELHHTLTSISEADDLKWWKNNHGPGMPTDWPTIEEWIAPVKKPKNKKRDKKGHKDKP from the exons ATGTCGACGCTCCCTAGAGAACCCCATGAGGACTCCGGGATGCAGAGCTTCTGGATG cCAGGGAACTATGAGCGAACCGTCCGACGCACTGACCAGTCCTTCCATGCATGTAAAGATATCATGGCCTGTTTCAATGAGAGGGCCAAAGTAGAAAAGCAGTATGCCCAGCAGCTCAGTGAGTGGGGCAGCAAGTGGAAGGCCATAGTAGACGCCC GGCCGCTCTATGGCTCCCTCATGAGAGCGTGGCAGTGTTTCTTCTCCTCCGCTGAGCGTCTATCCATTCTCCATTCCTCTATCTCCCAGTCCCTCGTTACAGAGGAGGGGGACAGAGTAAAGAGCTGGCAGAAGGATACCTTCCCTAAGAAGATATTCTGTGGATTCCGTGAGACCCACGAAAACGAGACAGGGTTTGCACGCGCTCAGAAACCCTGGGCCAAGAGGCTGGGAAAG CTGGAGAAAGCCCGTGGTGCATACCATAAGGCTTGCCATAAGGAACAGATAGCCATAGACAGAGAGACGCAGGCCAMGGAGAACACAGAGCTGAGTCCGGAGAAACTGAAAAAGATTCAAGACGCTCGAGAGAAGGCCAGTGAGGAGAAAGACAAA GTCCGCGAGAAATATGAGAAGGTGTTGGAGGATGTAACGTCCTACGCGCCTCGCTACATGGAGGAAATGGAGGCCATTTTTGACCAAtcgcaggaggaggagaggaagaggatcagCTTCCTCAAACAGGCCTTCCTGTCCATCCACAGACACCTGGACATCACCAACAATGAAAG tgtgaaGACCGTGTACAGTGAGCTCCACCACACTCTCACGTCCATCAGTGAGGCGGACGATCTAAAGTGGTGGAAGAACAACCACGGCCCAGGCATGCCCACTGACTGGCCAACGATTGAG GAATGGATCGCACCTGTAAAGAAGccgaaaaataaaaaaagagacaagAAAGGCCATAAGGATAAAcc GTGA